In a single window of the Acinetobacter tibetensis genome:
- a CDS encoding putative RNA methyltransferase — translation MNLLMCPVCREKLSLVEKTWQCEHRHSYDIAKQGYVNLHVVQHKHSKTPGDTPESVQARRVFLSAGFYAPLQQAVVEKLRQLRIENLLDIGCGEGYYTDAMQAEVLQCVGVDIAKNAVQVAAKLNSEVTWVVGTGATLPVLDQSIDLCSSLFSPIPQQEILRVLKDKGYLLVVTPAPEHLFAIREALFEEVKPHEPNKFVQQLAQDFELIESQVVSADLTLPQQQLKNLIAMTPYAYKAKVDRRSALEALAEFKVTAQFQLYLFQKK, via the coding sequence ATGAATCTGCTCATGTGCCCTGTATGTCGTGAGAAATTAAGTTTAGTCGAAAAGACGTGGCAATGTGAGCATCGTCATAGCTATGATATTGCCAAGCAGGGTTATGTGAATTTGCACGTGGTGCAGCATAAACACAGCAAAACCCCGGGTGATACACCTGAGTCGGTACAAGCACGACGTGTATTTTTAAGCGCAGGATTTTATGCACCTTTACAGCAAGCCGTGGTTGAAAAACTGCGTCAGCTTCGCATTGAAAATCTTTTGGATATTGGTTGTGGTGAAGGCTATTACACTGATGCGATGCAGGCAGAGGTGTTGCAATGTGTCGGTGTGGATATTGCGAAAAATGCAGTGCAAGTTGCGGCTAAATTGAATTCGGAAGTGACATGGGTGGTGGGTACAGGGGCGACCTTGCCTGTATTAGATCAGTCTATTGATTTGTGCAGCAGTTTATTTAGTCCGATTCCTCAGCAAGAAATATTACGTGTACTGAAGGACAAGGGTTATTTATTGGTGGTGACACCGGCGCCTGAACACCTATTTGCTATTCGAGAGGCTTTATTTGAAGAGGTGAAGCCACATGAGCCGAATAAGTTTGTGCAGCAGTTGGCACAGGATTTTGAACTTATTGAGTCGCAAGTCGTGAGTGCAGATTTAACGCTGCCACAGCAACAGCTCAAAAATCTGATTGCAATGACACCGTATGCTTACAAAGCGAAAGTAGATCGAAGAAGTGCTTTAGAGGCTTTAGCTGAATTTAAAGTGACTGCGCAATTCCAGCTCTATTTATTTCAAAAGAAATAA
- the ponA gene encoding penicillin-binding protein PBP1a — MKKLSCSGRVHPFFLIIIIVLVAIPMGFYGMYLYIAPSLPEMSILKKAPLLKPLQVYSADQQLIAEYGGKLSVPVEYDQIPTTFIHAFLAAEDSAFFEHSGISFKGLGRAVSESITGSNVQTGGSTITMQVAKNYYLSPERTLKRKLTEVFLARKIEQNLSKEEILTLYVNKIFLGKNAYGIAAAAKIYYNKNLEDLSIAQMAMIAGLPKAPSKYNPVANPERALERRNWILGRMLQLGYINQEQYQNAIAEPINLDMPERGISNQFPYVGEMVRAELVSKFGEQAIDSGYKVYTTINSQRQLFAEQSVQDGLEAYDRRHGWRGAEAHDKDLKQFTAYANTYPAKVSKVNDNSFEAFMQDGSSVTVPWSGMSWARPYRNANSVGPAPSRASQIVQIKDIVRLRPNADKTSWSLVQIPKAQGQLIALNPNNGAIEAVVGGYNFYQSKFNRALQGWRQPGSTIKPFVYALALERGMTPFTMVNDSPITIGKWSPRNSDGRYLGMIPLRRALYLSRNTVSVRLLQAVGIERTRQLFMDFGLQEDQIPNNYTIALGTPQVLPIQMATGYATFANGGYRIQPHFIDRIEDAYGKVIYQANPEYACIECINETAKEPSETTPVTPDDEVIEVTNQNIEANITEPHAANAEYRQAQRILKSSSAFDMANILKDVIQHGTGRAALKIGRDDLGGKTGTTNDAKDAWFAGFNGKLVTVAWVGFDQPTTLGRREYGGVAALPIWTNFMDNALKGTPSAWVHFDKDAKAPTLHNDTQFIEGETKKDYRSSPPLAQPLYRPKPAAPTRAPERDFDDLPDEENLVPSNQAPPTMQPNAPSKKSDAIEHLIDQFQ, encoded by the coding sequence ATGAAAAAGCTATCTTGTTCAGGCCGTGTTCATCCATTTTTTTTGATCATAATTATAGTTTTGGTCGCAATTCCTATGGGGTTTTATGGCATGTATCTCTATATTGCCCCCTCTTTGCCTGAAATGAGCATCTTAAAAAAGGCTCCTTTATTAAAACCATTACAAGTTTATAGTGCGGATCAGCAACTTATTGCAGAATACGGTGGCAAACTTTCTGTTCCAGTTGAATATGATCAAATCCCAACTACCTTTATTCATGCTTTTTTAGCTGCTGAAGATTCAGCTTTTTTTGAACATAGTGGGATTAGTTTTAAAGGCTTAGGACGAGCAGTAAGTGAGAGCATTACAGGCTCGAATGTGCAAACGGGTGGCTCGACCATTACCATGCAAGTGGCAAAAAACTATTATCTGAGTCCTGAACGTACACTCAAACGCAAACTAACCGAAGTTTTCCTCGCTCGAAAGATTGAACAAAATCTGAGTAAAGAGGAAATTCTGACGCTGTATGTGAACAAGATTTTTTTGGGTAAAAATGCCTACGGCATTGCTGCTGCCGCCAAAATTTACTACAACAAAAATTTAGAAGATTTAAGCATCGCCCAAATGGCCATGATTGCCGGTCTTCCTAAAGCCCCTTCAAAATATAATCCCGTTGCCAATCCTGAGCGCGCTCTTGAACGTCGCAACTGGATTCTGGGGCGTATGCTGCAATTGGGTTATATCAATCAAGAACAATATCAAAATGCCATTGCTGAACCCATCAATCTAGATATGCCTGAACGTGGTATCAGCAATCAATTTCCCTATGTGGGTGAAATGGTACGCGCAGAACTGGTCAGTAAATTTGGCGAACAAGCGATTGATTCTGGCTATAAGGTCTACACCACGATTAATAGCCAGCGCCAATTATTTGCTGAACAATCCGTACAAGACGGTTTAGAAGCCTATGATCGACGACATGGTTGGCGTGGTGCCGAAGCACATGATAAAGATTTAAAACAATTTACCGCTTATGCAAACACTTACCCTGCCAAAGTCAGCAAAGTGAATGACAACTCCTTTGAAGCCTTCATGCAAGATGGTTCTAGTGTGACTGTACCTTGGTCAGGGATGTCTTGGGCACGCCCTTATCGCAATGCCAACAGCGTAGGCCCCGCACCCAGTCGTGCCTCTCAAATTGTACAAATCAAAGATATTGTTCGTTTAAGACCAAATGCAGACAAAACCTCATGGTCCCTGGTACAAATCCCGAAAGCCCAAGGACAACTGATTGCACTAAATCCGAATAATGGTGCGATTGAAGCGGTAGTCGGGGGATATAATTTCTATCAATCTAAATTTAACCGAGCTTTACAAGGCTGGCGTCAACCTGGTTCGACCATTAAACCCTTTGTCTATGCTTTGGCTTTAGAACGTGGTATGACGCCATTTACCATGGTTAATGATAGTCCTATTACCATTGGCAAATGGTCACCCCGAAATTCAGATGGGCGTTATCTGGGCATGATTCCATTGCGTCGTGCTTTATATTTATCACGAAATACCGTCTCAGTACGTTTACTTCAAGCTGTCGGTATTGAGCGTACTCGCCAATTGTTCATGGATTTTGGTTTACAAGAAGATCAAATTCCAAATAACTACACCATTGCCTTAGGTACACCACAAGTATTGCCTATTCAAATGGCGACAGGCTATGCCACATTTGCGAACGGCGGTTACCGTATTCAACCGCATTTTATTGACCGTATTGAAGATGCCTATGGCAAGGTGATTTATCAAGCCAATCCAGAATATGCTTGTATTGAATGCATCAATGAGACTGCAAAAGAGCCATCTGAAACAACACCTGTCACACCTGATGATGAAGTGATTGAAGTTACCAATCAAAACATCGAAGCGAACATAACAGAACCCCATGCTGCCAATGCGGAATACCGTCAAGCACAACGAATTTTAAAATCTAGCTCTGCCTTTGATATGGCGAACATCCTCAAAGATGTTATCCAACATGGTACAGGGCGCGCTGCACTTAAAATTGGCCGCGATGATTTAGGGGGTAAAACAGGAACCACCAATGATGCCAAAGATGCATGGTTTGCAGGCTTTAATGGTAAATTGGTCACGGTGGCATGGGTCGGCTTTGACCAACCAACCACCTTAGGTCGACGTGAATACGGTGGCGTTGCAGCATTACCCATTTGGACCAACTTTATGGACAACGCTTTAAAAGGCACACCATCGGCGTGGGTACATTTTGACAAAGATGCTAAGGCACCTACATTGCATAACGACACCCAATTTATTGAGGGAGAGACCAAAAAAGATTACCGCTCTTCACCACCATTGGCTCAGCCATTATATCGCCCTAAACCAGCCGCTCCTACGCGTGCACCTGAGCGAGATTTTGATGATTTGCCGGATGAAGAAAACTTGGTTCCAAGTAATCAAGCTCCTCCGACAATGCAACCGAATGCCCCAAGTAAGAAATCAGATGCCATTGAACATCTCATTGATCAATTTCAATAG
- a CDS encoding pilus assembly protein PilM encodes MLRLYRKPNKGLIGVDISSTSVKLLELSVKNGRYWVESYALVPLPEGSVVEKNILNPEAIGEALERALNLANVQSHAAAIAIPTSMVISKIIEMDADMTDDEREVQIRMDAEQYIPFPLDEVSLDFEVLSDRLANPNRVNVLLVATRLENVEARSEVLELAGITPKIADVESFAMENVYKVFSDTMPMGVNTVGILDIGHTMTTLSVMQNDKIIYTREQVFGGKQLTQEIQNRYGLSFEEAGRAKKSRTLPDDYDVEVLEPFLEAVVQQAARSLQFFFSSSQFNEIDHILLAGGNANIPGLAKLLQQKLGYRVTIANPFLQMGFSPKIDIKKIENDASSLLVACGLALRSFD; translated from the coding sequence GTGCTCAGGTTATATCGTAAGCCAAATAAGGGGTTAATAGGGGTAGATATTAGTTCCACTTCTGTTAAGTTATTAGAGTTGTCTGTAAAAAACGGTCGCTATTGGGTAGAAAGCTATGCTTTGGTCCCATTACCAGAAGGTAGCGTTGTTGAAAAGAACATTTTGAATCCTGAAGCTATTGGGGAGGCTTTGGAGCGCGCTTTAAATTTAGCAAATGTTCAATCGCATGCAGCAGCAATTGCCATTCCAACGTCTATGGTGATCAGCAAAATCATCGAGATGGATGCGGATATGACGGATGATGAACGTGAAGTTCAAATCCGTATGGATGCTGAACAATATATTCCGTTCCCTTTAGATGAAGTCAGCCTTGATTTTGAAGTTTTGTCTGATCGTTTAGCTAATCCAAATCGGGTCAATGTGCTTTTGGTGGCAACACGTCTCGAAAACGTTGAAGCGCGTTCAGAAGTACTGGAACTGGCTGGAATTACGCCTAAAATTGCGGATGTAGAAAGCTTCGCAATGGAAAATGTCTATAAAGTATTCTCTGATACCATGCCGATGGGGGTAAATACCGTCGGTATTTTAGATATTGGGCATACCATGACCACGCTATCGGTTATGCAGAATGACAAAATTATCTATACCCGCGAGCAGGTTTTTGGTGGGAAGCAACTGACCCAAGAAATCCAGAATCGTTATGGACTGTCATTTGAAGAAGCGGGACGTGCGAAGAAAAGCCGTACTTTGCCCGATGATTATGACGTAGAAGTCTTAGAGCCATTTCTTGAAGCTGTGGTACAACAGGCTGCCCGTTCTTTGCAGTTCTTCTTCTCATCTTCGCAGTTTAATGAAATTGATCATATTTTATTGGCGGGCGGAAATGCCAATATTCCAGGTTTGGCCAAGTTATTGCAACAAAAACTCGGATACCGCGTCACGATTGCGAACCCATTTTTGCAAATGGGTTTTTCGCCAAAAATTGATATTAAAAAAATTGAAAATGATGCTTCCTCTCTCTTGGTGGCGTGTGGTCTAGCATTGAGGAGTTTTGATTAA
- a CDS encoding PilN domain-containing protein, producing MAKINLLPWRDELRERRKKEFIAICIGAALIGVLLVVGAWFYYNYKLEDQEQANQLIISTNQNLDVQLKSLEGLQEQRNAIVERMKLIQGLQSQRPIAVRLIDEMARVVPANLYITKFSRVGDKFTIEGKAESPNAVAEFLRNLEASPWYRNAFMNSFLAVEEDKNKAPSSIVPRVEDSYGSFVVTADLDEIAMPTNAANEAAGSMAVAANDAASSTAGAAQ from the coding sequence ATGGCAAAAATTAACCTGCTCCCTTGGCGTGATGAGCTGAGAGAGAGACGAAAAAAAGAATTTATTGCGATTTGTATTGGGGCTGCTTTAATTGGAGTGTTATTGGTTGTAGGGGCATGGTTCTATTACAACTATAAGCTTGAAGACCAAGAACAAGCAAATCAGCTTATTATCAGTACCAATCAAAACTTGGATGTGCAGCTAAAATCTTTAGAAGGTTTGCAAGAGCAGCGTAATGCGATTGTAGAACGTATGAAGTTGATTCAAGGGCTGCAAAGTCAACGTCCAATTGCCGTGCGTTTAATTGATGAAATGGCGCGTGTCGTCCCTGCGAATTTATATATTACCAAGTTCAGTCGTGTTGGCGATAAATTTACCATTGAAGGTAAGGCGGAAAGTCCAAATGCAGTGGCTGAATTTTTACGTAATTTAGAGGCTTCGCCTTGGTATCGTAATGCCTTTATGAATTCCTTCTTGGCTGTGGAAGAAGATAAAAATAAAGCGCCGAGTTCGATTGTTCCTCGTGTTGAGGATAGTTATGGCAGCTTTGTGGTGACTGCAGATCTGGATGAGATCGCTATGCCTACGAATGCAGCGAATGAAGCTGCGGGTTCTATGGCGGTAGCGGCAAATGATGCAGCTAGTTCAACAGCGGGGGCAGCACAATGA
- a CDS encoding type 4a pilus biogenesis protein PilO translates to MSRDEFDDLNQEAVVKPKKKMTVDKFFQQFNTLDPNNYGSWPLSVKITCWIFIVFLICAVGYFVVIKPQLDAISGAHAQEQNLLNEFREKDSKLRNLQQYQAQLQEMEANFNQQLEQLPKETEIPGLVEDINVTGVNSGLKFKNIRLEPEVKQEFFVEQPISIEATGDYHAFGSFTSGIAALPRIVTLHDFDISSSISTDKKSEIPQVTYVAKARTYRYIGNTENQNAAAGANATTPPAQVTPEGAK, encoded by the coding sequence ATGAGTCGTGATGAGTTTGATGATCTAAATCAAGAGGCTGTTGTTAAACCTAAGAAAAAAATGACAGTGGATAAATTTTTTCAACAATTTAACACGTTGGACCCGAATAATTATGGCAGTTGGCCATTATCGGTCAAAATTACCTGTTGGATTTTTATTGTCTTTTTAATTTGTGCTGTTGGCTATTTTGTTGTGATCAAGCCGCAGTTAGATGCAATTTCTGGTGCACATGCACAAGAGCAAAACTTACTGAATGAATTTAGAGAGAAAGATTCAAAGCTACGTAATTTGCAACAATATCAAGCTCAGTTGCAGGAGATGGAAGCGAACTTTAATCAACAACTGGAGCAATTGCCGAAGGAAACTGAAATTCCTGGTCTGGTTGAAGATATTAACGTGACAGGTGTCAACTCTGGACTGAAATTTAAAAATATTCGTTTAGAGCCTGAAGTAAAACAAGAATTTTTTGTTGAGCAGCCGATTAGTATTGAAGCAACAGGTGATTATCATGCCTTTGGTTCTTTTACGAGTGGTATTGCAGCATTACCTCGAATTGTGACCTTACATGATTTTGATATCAGTTCTTCTATTAGTACGGATAAAAAATCTGAAATTCCGCAAGTGACTTATGTCGCGAAGGCACGTACCTATCGCTATATAGGTAATACAGAGAATCAAAATGCGGCAGCAGGTGCGAATGCTACAACTCCTCCTGCTCAAGTTACTCCAGAAGGAGCGAAGTAA